A genomic segment from Candidatus Viadribacter manganicus encodes:
- the dapD gene encoding 2,3,4,5-tetrahydropyridine-2,6-dicarboxylate N-succinyltransferase: MSSDLAPQIEAAWERRDELSPKSKGADVEAIEAALDLLDSGQARVATRGADGAWETHQWLKKAVLLSFRISANQLIGAAGGNGDPSPGPYWDKVPSKFLGWSDTAFEKAGFRAVPGAVARRGSFVGRNVVLMPSFVNIGAYVDEGTMVDTWATVGSCAQIGKNVHISGGAGIGGVLEPLQANPTIIEDGCFIGARSEVAEGVIVREGAVLAMGTFISQSTKIIDRATGEQYRGEVPAYSVVVPGALPDPKGGPSLACVVIVKRVDAQTRAKTGVNELLRD; encoded by the coding sequence ATGAGCAGTGACCTTGCCCCGCAAATTGAAGCCGCTTGGGAACGGCGCGATGAGCTTTCGCCAAAGAGCAAAGGCGCTGACGTCGAAGCCATTGAAGCAGCGCTCGACTTGCTAGACAGCGGCCAAGCGCGCGTTGCAACTCGTGGCGCGGACGGCGCCTGGGAAACGCACCAGTGGCTTAAGAAGGCCGTGCTGCTTTCTTTCCGCATCAGCGCCAACCAGTTGATCGGCGCAGCGGGCGGCAACGGCGATCCCTCGCCCGGCCCCTATTGGGACAAGGTGCCTTCCAAGTTCTTGGGCTGGAGCGATACCGCATTTGAAAAAGCCGGCTTTCGCGCCGTGCCCGGCGCCGTCGCGCGACGCGGCAGCTTCGTTGGCCGGAACGTGGTGCTGATGCCGTCGTTCGTGAACATTGGCGCTTACGTCGATGAAGGCACGATGGTCGACACTTGGGCGACCGTTGGCTCGTGCGCGCAGATCGGCAAGAACGTGCACATTTCGGGCGGCGCAGGCATTGGCGGCGTTCTTGAGCCGCTACAGGCGAACCCGACGATCATCGAAGATGGATGCTTCATCGGCGCGCGCTCGGAAGTGGCCGAGGGCGTGATCGTGCGCGAAGGCGCGGTGTTGGCAATGGGCACCTTCATCAGCCAATCGACCAAAATCATCGACCGCGCCACTGGCGAACAATACCGCGGCGAAGTGCCGGCCTATTCGGTCGTGGTGCCGGGTGCGCTACCCGATCCAAAGGGTGGACCGAGCCTCGCGTGCGTCGTGATCGTCAAACGGGTTGACGCTCAGACGCGCGCGAAAACTGGCGTGAACGAATTGCTTCGCGACTGA
- the fmt gene encoding methionyl-tRNA formyltransferase, with amino-acid sequence MGSPAFALPTLQALIEAGHEIACVYSQPPRPAGRGKKERQTPVHEFALARGLEVRTPKSLKRPPEQEAFAALNLDIAIVVAYGLILPKAILDAPKRGALNLHGSLLPRWRGAAPIQRAIMAGDNVTGVQVMRMEEGLDTGAVLATAETPIAFDDTTQTLHDRLAALGAPLMRDTLAKLERGAVTETPQSKLGVTYAHKITPAEARIDWSRPAREIDCAIRGLSPSPGAWFELEGVRTKVLLSRLGQGSGAPGEALDDNLLIACGEGAVRLLTVQREGRGPLAADAFLRGQPVPAGARLA; translated from the coding sequence ATGGGTTCGCCCGCCTTTGCACTGCCGACGCTGCAGGCGTTGATCGAGGCGGGGCATGAGATCGCGTGCGTTTATTCGCAGCCGCCGCGTCCAGCGGGACGAGGCAAGAAAGAGCGCCAAACACCGGTTCACGAATTTGCGCTCGCACGCGGTTTGGAAGTGCGCACACCAAAGAGTCTGAAGAGGCCGCCGGAGCAAGAAGCGTTCGCCGCGCTCAACCTGGATATTGCGATCGTTGTCGCCTACGGCCTCATCCTTCCTAAAGCGATCCTGGACGCACCAAAGCGCGGTGCGCTCAACCTGCATGGCTCCTTGCTGCCTCGCTGGCGCGGCGCGGCGCCCATACAGCGCGCGATCATGGCGGGTGACAACGTTACCGGCGTTCAGGTCATGCGCATGGAAGAGGGGCTGGATACCGGCGCGGTTCTCGCAACCGCCGAAACGCCGATCGCCTTCGATGACACGACGCAGACCCTGCACGACCGTCTTGCTGCGTTGGGGGCGCCGCTGATGCGCGACACGCTCGCTAAGCTTGAGCGCGGCGCTGTCACGGAGACGCCGCAATCGAAGCTGGGCGTCACCTACGCGCACAAGATCACGCCAGCTGAGGCGCGCATCGATTGGAGCCGGCCCGCGCGGGAAATCGACTGTGCCATCCGCGGCCTATCCCCATCGCCCGGTGCTTGGTTCGAGCTTGAGGGCGTACGCACCAAAGTCCTGCTTTCCCGGCTCGGCCAGGGAAGCGGTGCGCCCGGCGAGGCGCTGGACGACAATCTTTTGATCGCTTGCGGCGAGGGCGCCGTGCGTTTGCTCACAGTTCAGCGCGAAGGCCGTGGCCCGCTTGCCGCAGACGCCTTTTTGCGTGGTCAACCGGTTCCCGCAGGCGCGCGGCTTGCTTGA
- the yihA gene encoding ribosome biogenesis GTP-binding protein YihA/YsxC — protein sequence MTPEEEAERIEIGRLLFAGPIEFERGVAGMEHLPEANVPEIAFAGRSNVGKSSLINKLTGRNKLARASTEPGRTRELNFFRMGDKLRLVDLPGYGYAKAPKNEIGRWTTLTRDYLRGRVSLKRVILLIDGRHGLKPDDKDVMDALDKAAVTYQLVLTKADKVKPTEIAATAAATRAAIAIRPAAHPEIIATSSETGLGIERLRAEIAALA from the coding sequence ATGACGCCCGAGGAAGAAGCCGAACGCATCGAGATTGGGCGCCTGCTTTTTGCCGGGCCAATCGAGTTCGAGCGTGGCGTTGCTGGCATGGAGCACCTGCCGGAAGCGAACGTGCCGGAGATTGCGTTTGCGGGGCGCTCGAACGTCGGCAAGTCTTCGCTGATCAACAAGCTCACCGGGCGCAACAAACTCGCGCGCGCCTCGACCGAGCCTGGACGCACGCGCGAACTCAACTTCTTCCGCATGGGCGACAAGCTGCGGCTCGTGGACTTGCCGGGTTACGGCTACGCCAAGGCGCCGAAGAACGAGATCGGCCGCTGGACCACGCTGACGCGCGACTATCTCCGCGGCCGCGTCAGCCTAAAGCGCGTCATCCTCCTCATCGACGGACGTCACGGCCTGAAACCGGATGACAAGGATGTCATGGACGCGCTCGACAAAGCTGCGGTCACATATCAGCTGGTGCTGACCAAGGCGGACAAAGTAAAGCCGACGGAAATTGCAGCAACAGCTGCCGCAACGCGCGCCGCGATCGCCATACGCCCGGCCGCGCACCCTGAAATCATCGCAACCTCAAGCGAAACTGGCCTGGGGATCGAGCGGTTGCGGGCTGAAATCGCGGCCTTGGCGTAA
- the truA gene encoding tRNA pseudouridine(38-40) synthase TruA, which yields MRYKLTIEYDGGPFQGWQRLPDAPSVQGALEDAVEKLTGARSDVIGAGRTDSGVHATGQVAHVDIEKPFEAFKLSEAINAHLRPHPIAVLQAEIADAEFHARFDAVRRHYTYTIANRRAPLALDRGHAWRIGLELDIAAMNRAGAALIGRHDFTTFRDGRCQAKSPIKTLDQASAERRGEKVEFTFVAQSFLHRQVRSMVGTLVEVGLGKMTPDDVAAALAAKDRVHCGPVAPSDGLCLTRVDYAK from the coding sequence ATGCGCTACAAACTTACGATCGAATATGATGGCGGCCCATTTCAGGGGTGGCAGCGTTTGCCCGATGCACCGAGCGTGCAGGGCGCGCTTGAGGATGCTGTCGAAAAGCTCACGGGCGCACGCAGCGATGTGATTGGCGCTGGGCGCACCGATTCAGGCGTACACGCCACAGGGCAGGTCGCGCACGTCGATATCGAAAAGCCCTTTGAGGCGTTCAAACTTTCCGAAGCCATCAACGCACACTTGCGGCCACATCCGATCGCGGTGCTGCAAGCGGAAATCGCGGACGCTGAGTTTCACGCCCGTTTCGACGCGGTGCGCCGGCACTATACCTACACCATCGCAAATCGCCGCGCGCCGCTCGCCCTGGATCGCGGCCATGCTTGGCGCATCGGCCTCGAACTCGACATCGCCGCCATGAATCGCGCTGGCGCTGCGTTGATCGGCAGACACGATTTCACGACCTTTCGCGATGGTCGCTGCCAGGCAAAGAGCCCGATAAAAACCTTGGACCAGGCGAGCGCTGAACGGCGCGGCGAGAAGGTTGAGTTCACGTTCGTCGCGCAGAGCTTCTTGCACCGGCAAGTGCGCTCGATGGTTGGCACGTTAGTGGAAGTCGGCCTCGGCAAGATGACGCCGGACGATGTCGCCGCCGCGCTTGCCGCCAAGGATCGCGTTCATTGTGGCCCGGTCGCGCCGTCTGACGGTCTGTGCCTCACTCGCGTCGATTACGCGAAGTAG
- a CDS encoding DUF1036 domain-containing protein, which translates to MALARLFTKGGALVALAAVASLAALAFAGNALAQQQERAPNGWQICNETTYVLEAATARPDGRSIQVQGWTRLRPGECRVAVGAPLARGTHYLYARTSSAHRGGRQQWTGDAVLCVDPSRQFQIENPPRCTDSYEGRRFRRVQINKRDSWRTSFSEASQYSQGRARQLGLQRLLEDAGYDVREGRRGADPRRIASAIAQFRTTARLQPNATQDQLIDALETAARRRAGQVGLTLCNRTRGRVWTAIARRRGEGWESRGWWALAPGGCVRTIDEVLIQEVYYVHASLDSPNGPRYLAAGGEAFCTSPARFAILGREQCEGRYYQTTLFTRIGARNRDGLVVDFEERDFLEAGVMPRQLTPAAGDDVDRAPATPARRGLDPPSAPTQSREE; encoded by the coding sequence ATGGCGCTGGCACGCTTATTCACTAAAGGCGGCGCGCTCGTCGCTTTGGCCGCCGTCGCTTCGCTGGCGGCGCTGGCTTTCGCCGGCAATGCGCTGGCGCAGCAGCAAGAGCGCGCGCCGAACGGCTGGCAGATCTGCAACGAGACGACGTACGTCCTCGAGGCCGCCACAGCGCGCCCCGATGGACGTTCAATCCAGGTGCAGGGCTGGACGCGTCTGCGTCCAGGCGAGTGCCGCGTGGCCGTTGGCGCCCCCCTGGCGCGCGGTACGCACTATCTCTACGCCCGCACCTCTTCCGCGCATCGTGGCGGACGTCAGCAATGGACCGGTGACGCCGTGCTTTGCGTCGATCCTTCCCGGCAATTCCAAATAGAGAACCCCCCGCGCTGCACCGACAGCTACGAAGGCCGTCGCTTCCGCCGCGTTCAGATCAACAAGCGCGACAGCTGGCGGACGTCATTCTCAGAAGCGAGCCAGTACTCGCAAGGCCGAGCGCGCCAACTTGGCTTGCAGCGTTTGCTTGAAGACGCCGGCTATGACGTGCGCGAAGGTCGCCGCGGCGCCGATCCACGCCGGATCGCCAGCGCCATTGCTCAGTTCCGCACGACGGCGCGCCTACAGCCGAATGCAACGCAGGATCAATTGATCGATGCGCTCGAAACAGCGGCGCGCCGCCGTGCCGGCCAAGTTGGGCTGACGCTTTGCAACCGCACGCGCGGGCGCGTGTGGACGGCGATTGCACGTCGTCGCGGTGAAGGCTGGGAAAGCCGCGGCTGGTGGGCTCTGGCCCCCGGCGGTTGTGTGCGCACCATCGACGAAGTGCTGATCCAGGAAGTCTATTACGTTCACGCCTCGCTCGATTCACCGAACGGCCCGCGTTATCTCGCGGCCGGTGGCGAAGCGTTCTGCACAAGCCCTGCGCGCTTTGCGATTTTGGGCCGCGAACAGTGCGAAGGCCGCTACTACCAAACGACACTGTTCACGCGTATCGGCGCGCGCAATCGCGATGGCTTGGTGGTCGATTTCGAGGAGCGCGATTTCCTCGAGGCTGGCGTGATGCCACGTCAGCTGACGCCAGCCGCTGGCGATGACGTTGATCGCGCTCCGGCGACACCAGCGCGACGCGGCCTCGATCCGCCAAGCGCGCCGACGCAGAGCCGCGAAGAATGA
- the dapE gene encoding succinyl-diaminopimelate desuccinylase gives MDTRTLTDPVILAQALMRRPSVTPDEAGVMDLAQQTLEALGFRVKRYKFGLVDNLYARIGDAAPNFCFAGHLDVVPPGEGWASDPFAADIRDGLLFGRGATDMKTAIAAMISATENFLRAGAPKGSISFLLTCDEEGPAVDGTKRVLEALAADGEKIDHCLVGEPTSEDRVGDVIKNGRRGSLNVVLTMDGKQGHVAYPHRARNPVTPLIETLAALKARKLDDGAPGFDPSNLEVTSVDVGNPAHNVIPQRAMAKLNIRFNTNHTAETLLAWIDETANTAAERAGAKYSRTISSQSLAFYTDPGPFTDLLRASVKEAFGVDAALTTTGGTSDARFFRLYCQVAELGLRNETAHMVDEHCAVEEVRKLAQCYEAVLKRYFA, from the coding sequence ATGGACACTCGAACTCTTACCGATCCAGTCATCCTCGCCCAAGCCTTAATGCGACGGCCGTCCGTTACGCCCGACGAAGCGGGCGTCATGGATCTCGCGCAGCAAACGCTGGAAGCGCTAGGGTTCCGGGTAAAGCGTTACAAGTTCGGCCTGGTCGACAATCTCTACGCGCGCATCGGCGATGCAGCGCCGAATTTTTGCTTCGCGGGCCATCTCGATGTGGTGCCGCCCGGCGAAGGCTGGGCGAGCGATCCGTTCGCGGCCGATATTCGCGACGGCCTATTGTTCGGCCGTGGCGCGACCGACATGAAGACCGCCATCGCGGCAATGATCAGCGCGACCGAAAACTTCCTGCGCGCCGGCGCGCCCAAGGGCTCGATCTCGTTCTTGTTGACCTGCGACGAGGAGGGCCCCGCTGTTGACGGCACAAAGCGCGTGCTTGAGGCGCTCGCGGCGGATGGCGAAAAGATAGATCACTGCCTCGTCGGCGAGCCGACGAGTGAAGACCGTGTTGGCGACGTCATCAAGAACGGCCGCCGAGGCAGCTTGAACGTGGTCCTGACCATGGACGGCAAACAGGGCCATGTCGCTTACCCCCACCGCGCGCGCAATCCGGTGACGCCGCTCATCGAAACGCTCGCGGCCTTGAAGGCGCGCAAATTGGACGATGGCGCACCGGGGTTTGATCCATCGAACTTGGAAGTCACCAGCGTCGATGTCGGCAATCCCGCGCACAACGTGATCCCGCAACGGGCGATGGCAAAGCTCAACATTCGCTTCAACACCAACCACACCGCCGAGACATTGCTGGCGTGGATCGATGAAACCGCGAACACGGCGGCGGAACGTGCGGGCGCGAAATACTCGCGGACGATCAGCTCGCAGAGTCTGGCATTCTATACCGACCCGGGGCCCTTCACCGATCTGCTGCGCGCCTCGGTGAAAGAGGCGTTCGGCGTCGATGCGGCGCTGACCACAACTGGCGGCACATCAGACGCCCGCTTCTTCCGGCTCTACTGCCAAGTGGCTGAACTCGGATTGCGGAACGAAACTGCCCACATGGTCGACGAGCATTGCGCGGTCGAAGAGGTGCGCAAGCTCGCGCAATGCTATGAAGCGGTGCTGAAGCGCTACTTCGCGTAA
- a CDS encoding YhjD/YihY/BrkB family envelope integrity protein: MTADACPTTPAPATDPWSLSPSQWWCVLQGVTATAERANLALISAGVAFFGLAAVIPGIAAVVAFVGLFGDPAWIGDQIRALGGVAPDAVVAIIHEQITRLLSQSSDSLAWGALFNLVLALWSALQGTRWVLMALTAVNRRAEKKTDLRALHRGGHVPAVRTWP, from the coding sequence ATGACTGCCGACGCCTGCCCGACCACACCTGCGCCAGCGACTGATCCATGGTCGCTTTCGCCCTCGCAATGGTGGTGCGTGTTGCAAGGCGTCACCGCGACGGCGGAGCGTGCAAATCTCGCACTGATCTCGGCAGGCGTTGCGTTCTTTGGATTGGCGGCGGTGATACCCGGCATCGCAGCCGTTGTGGCGTTCGTTGGGCTCTTCGGCGATCCCGCCTGGATTGGCGACCAGATCCGCGCGCTGGGCGGCGTCGCGCCGGACGCCGTTGTCGCAATCATTCACGAGCAAATAACGCGGTTACTTTCTCAAAGCAGCGACAGCTTGGCTTGGGGCGCCCTGTTCAATTTGGTGCTGGCGCTTTGGAGCGCGCTGCAAGGCACGCGCTGGGTGTTGATGGCGCTGACTGCGGTGAACCGGCGCGCCGAAAAAAAGACGGACCTTAGGGCGCTACATCGCGGCGGACATGTTCCCGCTGTACGGACTTGGCCTTAG
- the def gene encoding peptide deformylase, which translates to MAIRPILIAPDPRLKQKSVPVEGPVTDELRALMDDMLETMYDAPGIGLAAIQVGEPLRVIVMDLSPEGQPKAPRYFVNPEILWKSEDMAPYEEGCLSVPDIYDDVERPARVKLRYLDYSGKQIEEDCEGLFAVCIQHEMDHLEGVLFIDHLSRLKKEKALSKLKKARKAAEDNKEHRL; encoded by the coding sequence ATGGCAATTCGTCCCATCCTGATCGCGCCCGATCCGCGCTTGAAGCAGAAGTCTGTCCCTGTCGAAGGTCCGGTCACGGATGAACTTCGTGCGCTCATGGATGACATGTTGGAGACGATGTACGACGCCCCGGGCATCGGCCTTGCCGCCATTCAGGTTGGTGAGCCGCTCAGGGTCATCGTGATGGACCTTTCGCCCGAGGGCCAACCCAAGGCCCCGCGCTATTTCGTCAACCCGGAAATCTTGTGGAAGTCCGAGGACATGGCGCCGTACGAGGAGGGCTGTCTGTCGGTTCCGGATATCTACGATGACGTCGAGCGTCCGGCGCGCGTGAAGCTTCGTTACTTGGACTATAGCGGCAAGCAGATCGAAGAAGACTGCGAGGGGCTTTTTGCCGTTTGCATTCAACACGAAATGGATCATCTCGAAGGCGTATTGTTCATCGACCACTTGTCGCGCCTCAAAAAAGAGAAGGCGCTGAGCAAGCTGAAGAAGGCCCGCAAGGCCGCCGAGGACAACAAGGAGCACCGCCTCTAA
- a CDS encoding CADD family putative folate metabolism protein — MTEAFGGYVCTSAAIDAAIAARSMLSHPFYQAWEEGTLTKDALRAYSRQYFHHVEAFPRAVSAVHANCPSAQGRRLLAENLAEEEGLGEGKDDHAKLWLDFAAGMGADESEVRAVRVNAETQVLIDAFRNLSRKSYASGLGALYAYESQLPAIAKTKIEGLVARYDVTEESALKFFQVHEYADVEHADVCRELLDALPEGERAEAHAAACELAEALRTFLTGMQRETGMVC; from the coding sequence ATGACTGAAGCGTTTGGCGGTTATGTCTGCACATCGGCGGCCATCGACGCGGCGATTGCTGCGCGTTCGATGCTGTCGCATCCTTTCTATCAAGCCTGGGAAGAAGGCACGCTGACGAAGGACGCGCTGCGCGCGTATTCGCGCCAGTACTTCCACCACGTCGAAGCGTTCCCGCGCGCGGTCAGCGCCGTGCATGCCAATTGCCCGAGCGCGCAAGGGCGCCGTCTTCTGGCTGAGAACCTCGCTGAAGAAGAAGGCCTCGGCGAAGGCAAGGACGATCACGCAAAGCTGTGGCTCGATTTCGCCGCCGGCATGGGCGCTGATGAATCTGAAGTCCGCGCTGTTCGCGTGAACGCTGAAACGCAAGTTCTGATCGACGCCTTCCGCAATCTGTCGCGCAAGTCGTACGCATCCGGCCTCGGCGCGCTCTATGCTTATGAGAGCCAGCTGCCGGCGATCGCCAAGACGAAGATCGAAGGTTTGGTCGCCCGCTATGACGTGACCGAAGAGAGCGCGTTGAAGTTCTTTCAGGTCCACGAATACGCCGACGTTGAGCACGCTGACGTCTGCCGTGAGCTGCTTGATGCGCTTCCGGAAGGCGAACGCGCCGAAGCGCATGCCGCTGCGTGCGAGCTCGCCGAAGCGCTCCGCACGTTCCTCACGGGCATGCAGCGCGAAACCGGCATGGTCTGCTGA
- the argB gene encoding acetylglutamate kinase — MEEGLTAAKTLAEALPYIQIYDREIVLVKYGGHAMGDNETARKFAADVVLLKLVGLHPVVVHGGGPQISRMLDRAGVKSQFVDGLRVTDAETMEVAEMVLSGSVNKELAHLITAAGREADVRGVGLSGKDARLITCEKAIRTRKDPDSMIEQVVDLGFVGEPVDVDPTLIQALINAPEDYIPVVAPIGVAEDGKTYNINADTAAGAIAKALSAKRFLLLSDIPGVLDQNGDLIREMSVADARKLIDTGVATGGMIPKLETCIAALDQGVEAAVILDGRTPHVLLMELFTEHGAGTLIH, encoded by the coding sequence CTGGAAGAAGGTTTGACCGCGGCGAAGACGCTCGCGGAGGCCCTGCCCTATATCCAAATCTACGATCGCGAGATCGTGTTGGTGAAATATGGCGGCCACGCGATGGGCGACAACGAAACCGCCCGCAAATTCGCCGCAGACGTCGTTCTTTTGAAGCTGGTGGGCTTGCATCCTGTCGTCGTGCACGGCGGCGGACCGCAGATCAGCCGCATGCTCGACCGGGCAGGCGTGAAATCGCAATTCGTGGACGGGCTGCGCGTGACCGATGCCGAGACAATGGAAGTCGCGGAGATGGTGCTATCGGGCAGCGTCAACAAAGAGCTCGCGCACCTGATCACCGCCGCGGGACGCGAAGCGGACGTGCGCGGTGTTGGTCTCTCCGGCAAAGACGCGCGACTGATCACTTGTGAGAAAGCCATTCGCACGCGCAAAGACCCCGACAGCATGATCGAACAAGTTGTCGATCTGGGCTTCGTGGGTGAGCCGGTCGATGTCGATCCGACTTTGATCCAAGCGCTTATCAATGCGCCGGAAGATTACATTCCAGTGGTTGCGCCAATTGGCGTCGCAGAAGACGGCAAGACCTACAACATCAATGCCGACACAGCCGCAGGCGCGATTGCCAAGGCGCTCTCGGCAAAACGCTTCCTGCTGCTCTCCGATATTCCGGGTGTGCTCGATCAGAACGGCGACCTCATCCGTGAAATGTCAGTTGCGGACGCGCGCAAGCTGATCGATACGGGCGTCGCCACCGGCGGCATGATCCCGAAACTTGAAACCTGCATCGCCGCCCTCGATCAAGGCGTCGAAGCTGCTGTCATTCTCGACGGGCGCACGCCGCACGTCCTGCTCATGGAATTGTTCACCGAACATGGCGCTGGCACGCTTATTCACTAA
- a CDS encoding pyrimidine 5'-nucleotidase — translation MSFAGIRTWVFDLDNTLYPARALYDEIGERMTRYIMRATKLDTAGALEIRERYFHQYGATVVGLMRHHGIDARDFLLDVHEADHSVLEPDAELREMIDRLPGRRIIFTNGGGGHAERVLNSLQLDGLFDTVFDIETAELTPKPQRACYERLLAHCDIDARGAILIEDTLHNLEPAHDLGFATALVGVVHPNPRPPYLDHWAPDVKALLRLALGAETR, via the coding sequence ATGAGTTTCGCGGGCATCCGCACTTGGGTGTTCGATCTCGACAACACACTTTATCCGGCTCGCGCGCTCTACGATGAGATTGGCGAGCGGATGACGCGCTACATCATGCGCGCCACCAAACTCGACACCGCCGGCGCGCTCGAGATTCGCGAACGCTATTTCCATCAATATGGCGCAACGGTCGTTGGGCTGATGCGTCACCATGGGATCGACGCACGCGACTTCCTTTTGGATGTGCACGAGGCGGATCATTCGGTGCTGGAGCCGGACGCAGAGCTGCGCGAAATGATCGACCGCCTGCCGGGGCGCCGGATCATCTTCACCAATGGCGGCGGCGGTCACGCCGAGCGCGTACTTAACAGCCTGCAACTCGACGGCTTGTTCGACACCGTGTTCGATATCGAGACGGCGGAGCTCACGCCCAAACCACAACGCGCCTGCTACGAGCGGCTGCTGGCGCATTGCGATATCGACGCGCGCGGCGCGATCCTCATTGAAGACACGCTCCACAATCTGGAGCCAGCGCACGATCTGGGGTTCGCGACGGCGCTCGTTGGCGTCGTTCACCCAAACCCGCGCCCGCCCTATCTCGATCACTGGGCGCCGGACGTGAAAGCGCTTCTGCGCTTGGCTTTGGGCGCTGAAACGCGCTAG
- a CDS encoding DUF418 domain-containing protein: MNDVAQVEIAPVEASRRIKTLDVLRGLAILGILAVNAPFFAAPWQTAMNPSLAPLAIDPSNAWSWFVPHVFFEAKFITLFSLLFGVSIFLVGAERSDKGRGKVLRRRLGWMLLFGIVHGAAIWFGDILLVYAVSGFIVMLARSWKPRTLMIVGSTVYVLLAAFGFLAGAAIGMAPAEVLEEMRTEMWSPPLDVLNATVSNFSGTFVQSLAANFTAWSDFVPYELSNTVPRSIAVMMIGLALFKWGFFSGNTPVWAYLIVIGVGAAALAAVAYQAQLNYAAGFDFIHMNSRGAMLNPALSILITLMYASLLILCVKLNVLGFLTNALAPVGQMAFTNYISQSVIMTAIFYGGRGLGLYGEVSREGLVAIVAGIWVLQLIWSPLWLSRFSMGPLEWVWRRLSYGKPVAIGKAVPA, translated from the coding sequence ATGAACGACGTTGCGCAGGTCGAGATCGCGCCAGTTGAGGCCTCGCGGCGGATCAAAACCCTGGACGTCCTCCGTGGCTTGGCGATCCTAGGCATCCTAGCGGTCAACGCGCCGTTTTTCGCCGCGCCGTGGCAGACGGCGATGAACCCTTCATTGGCGCCGCTCGCCATCGATCCAAGCAACGCTTGGTCGTGGTTCGTGCCGCACGTCTTCTTCGAAGCCAAGTTCATTACCCTGTTTTCGCTGCTCTTCGGCGTCAGCATCTTTCTGGTTGGCGCAGAACGCAGCGATAAGGGTCGCGGCAAGGTGTTGCGCCGGCGTCTTGGCTGGATGCTCCTGTTCGGGATCGTTCACGGCGCAGCGATCTGGTTTGGCGACATTCTGCTGGTTTATGCCGTTTCGGGTTTCATCGTGATGCTTGCGCGCTCCTGGAAGCCACGCACGCTGATGATTGTCGGCTCTACTGTTTATGTGTTGCTCGCCGCCTTTGGTTTCTTGGCGGGGGCCGCCATCGGCATGGCGCCGGCCGAGGTGTTGGAGGAGATGCGGACAGAGATGTGGTCGCCGCCGCTTGATGTCCTCAACGCTACCGTCAGCAATTTCAGCGGCACGTTCGTGCAGTCGCTCGCCGCGAACTTCACAGCATGGTCGGATTTCGTGCCCTACGAATTGTCCAATACCGTGCCGCGTTCGATCGCGGTCATGATGATCGGCCTTGCCTTGTTTAAATGGGGCTTCTTCAGCGGCAATACGCCGGTCTGGGCTTATCTGATCGTGATTGGCGTTGGCGCTGCTGCGCTCGCTGCTGTCGCTTACCAGGCGCAGTTAAACTACGCGGCCGGTTTCGACTTCATCCATATGAACTCACGCGGCGCCATGCTCAATCCTGCGCTCTCGATCCTGATCACGCTCATGTACGCAAGCTTGCTGATCCTGTGTGTGAAGCTGAATGTCTTAGGCTTTCTCACCAATGCTCTCGCGCCCGTAGGCCAGATGGCGTTCACGAATTACATTTCGCAGAGCGTGATCATGACGGCCATCTTTTATGGCGGCCGTGGGCTTGGTCTTTATGGCGAAGTCAGCCGCGAAGGCTTGGTCGCCATTGTCGCCGGCATCTGGGTGCTGCAGCTCATCTGGTCGCCGCTTTGGCTGTCGCGTTTCAGTATGGGGCCGCTTGAATGGGTCTGGCGCCGGCTCAGCTACGGCAAGCCTGTTGCCATCGGCAAAGCCGTACCGGCATAG